CATGAGGTCGATCTGCCCGGACTTCAGGGCCTGCACCTGGGAGTTGGCGTTGGGCATCACCCGGACGGTGATCTTCTTGAAGTGGATGGCGTCCTGGTCGTAGAAGTTCTTGTTCGGGACGTAGACATAGTGGTCGCCGGAGACCGACTGCTTGGCGTCGTAGACGTAGGGTCCGGCGCCGAAGGTCGTGGAGGCCAGCTTCTTCGGGGCCTTCAGCCCGGCGGGGCTGACGATGGCGCCGCCCATGTACGGGGGAGTGAACAGGGTGCCCATGTCGGGGTTGGGCGTGGGGCTGGTGACCACGACGGTCGAACTGTCGGGGGTGGAGAACGTCAGCGGACGGAACCAGGCGGCGGCGGGCCCACTGCCCTTCTGGAAGTACTTGAACGAGTTGACGACGTCGGCGGCGGTGAGCGGCGTGCCGTCGGCGAACTTCACGCCCTTGCGCAGACGCAGCTCGAACTTGGTGTTCTTCTTGCCGACGTAGCCCCACTTGTCCGCCAGGCCTGCCCCGAGGTTGCCGTCCGGCTTACGGGTCAGCAGCGTCGCGTAGGCGGGGTCCATGTAGTTCAGGAAGGGCCCGACGGCGACCTGAGAGGGATCCAGGCTGTTGGGCGCGGAGGACAGGGCGATGGTCAGGTCGACCGGACCGGCGCTGCCGCCGCCGCTGGTGCTCTGTCCACCACCGCAGGCGGCGAGCGTGAGCGTGGCCACCACGCAGATCGAGGCCTGGAGTGCGGTTCTTCTCTTCATCGAGGGTCTCCGAAAGGAAAAGCGGGCCGAATTGAGGAGGTTGCGAGGGAGTGGGCCACCAGGGCGCGGGGCTCGGTGGGCGGATCCGCCGGTTTTCACGTGAGGGGCCGGCGGGGCCGGCGGACATGCGGGGCGATGCCGGCCCGACGGACGGGACCCACCGCGGTGCACCCGGAGGGTCACTCCGTCTCGTGGGCGTCGCGGGGAGTCTGCTTCAATGACGGCGATCGGATGAGTCGGTTGGGCGTCCCATCGCGAAACCCCACATCATCACTACTTGGAGTAGCTTTAACGTGTCGCTAACACGTTAAAGTGGATGCCCGTAAACTAACTGTGTCTCCTGCGTCGCGCAAGAGGTTCGTGGAAGGTGGTCGACGATGGCACCGCGAGGCGCGAGAGTGACGAGTGCGGACGTGGCCCGCGAGGCCGGTGTGTCCCGGGCGACGGTGAGCTTCGTCCTCAACAACACGGCACACCAGAAGATCACCGACGCGACCCGTCAGCGGGTGCTGGACGCGGCCCGCAAGCTCGGCTACGCCCCCTCGGCCGCGGCCCGGACCCTCCGCTACGGACGTTCCGACGTGGTGCTCGGCCTGCTGCCCGACTGGCCGCTCGGCTACGCCACCGGTCTCCTCGTCCAGGAGCTGACCCTCGCGTTCGCGAAGCGCGATCTCACCTTCGTCGTCCACTCCAGCATCCGCGGGGCCCGTCCACTGGGCGAGATCTGGAAGGCCCTCACCCCGGCCGCCGTACTGGCTTTCGCGCCGTTCTCCGAGGCCGACCACGCGGCGATGCGGACCGCGGGCACCGAGGTGATCGCCGCCCTGTACGAGGACACGGGGCTCGGGGAGGAGGAGGGCATCACGAGTGCGAACGCCATCGGTGCCGTCCAGGCCCGCCACCTGGCGGCCTCCCACCGGCGTCTGGGGTACGCCTACCCCGACGACGAGAGGGTCGACGTCTTCGCCAGGCCGCGCCTGGACGGCGTCCGCAAGGTCTGCGCCGAACTGGGACTGCCCGCCCCCGAGGTCCGGACCGTCCCGCTGGCACCCGGCGCCGCCGCAGAGGCGGTACGGTCCTGGCTCGCCGCCGATCCGCCGGTCACCGGCATCTGCGCCTTCAACGACGACGTGGCCGTGAGCGTGCTGTCCGGTCTGCGACAGCTCGGCCTCGAAGCCCCCGGGGACATGGCGGTGGTCGGCGTGGACAACACCCCTGCCGCGGCGGCGTCCTGGCCACCGCTGACCACCGTCGTCCAGGACCTCCCCGGGATCGCCGAACTGTACGCGGACTCGGTGCGGGCCGCGCTCGACGGCACACAGGCCACCGGGATCCCCGTGGAACCGCACGTCAGGCTGGAGATCCGCGGATCGGCCTGACGTGCGGAGCCGTCACGCGGCCGAACGGAGGGGCGGGTGCCCAGAACCTCGGCGGGTGCCCAGGATCCGGGTCCTTGAGCGGTCCACGCTCGGTCCGCCGCCGGCCGCGTCCACTGCCCGTCCGCCGTCCTTCGGCGTGCCCGGCCCCCTTCGGCGTGCCCACTGTGCCGGGCCCACGCCCACCTGACATCACCGAAAGAGGTCACCATGCCCCTGGACCCCTACCTCGCGGAGAGACTGCACCTGCTCGCCGGCCTCACCCTCGCCGATCTCGCCGACCCGGACGCGCGGTCGAGGTTCGGCGCGTTCATGCGGGATCCGGCGGAATGGACGCAGCCCGACGTCGCCGTCGAGGACCACGAGATACCCGGACCGCACGGCCCCGTGCCCGTACGGACGTACACGCCCGCGCACCACGCCACCAGGGCCGTCCTGTGGGCGCACGGCGGCGGTTTCGCCGGCGGCGACCTCGACATGCCCGAGGCGCACGTCGTCGCGGCCGAACTGGCGGCACGGGCCGGGGCCCTGGTCGTCTCCGTCGGCTACCGGCTGGCGACGGGCGGGGTCCGCCACCCCGTTCCGCCGGACGACGTCCACGCCGCGTGGCGGTGGCTGAGGACCGAACAGGCCGCCGACGCCGAACTGGTGGCCCTCGGCGGAGCGAGCGCGGGCGCGGCGCTGGCACTGTCCGCCGCGCTGCGGGACCGGGACGAGTCGCTGCGGCCGGCCGATCTCCTGCTGCTCGCCTACCCGTTCGCGCACTTCCCCGTGCCGGCCCTGGACGGCAAGACCGTCGCCGAGATGGCGGACCTGCCGCCGACGATGCGGTTCACCACGGCGGACATCGAGTTCATGGTGGAGAACTACGTCGGCCGGCTCACCGACCTCCCGCGCGAGGCGCTGCCGGGCGCCGCCCCGCTGCACGGCCTCCCGCCCGTCCGCGTCCTGATCTCCGAGTACGACGACCTGCGGCCCTCGGCCGAACTGCTGGCACGGCAGTTGACCGCGTCCGAGGTCGACGTCACGACCTACCTGGCCGCGGGCATGCCGCACGGCCACCTCAACCGGACCCCGGCGCTCGCCGAGGTCGACCGGTCGCTCGACTTCTTCGCCGACGCCCTGCGCTGAGGCAGGGAAGAGCGGCCCGCCGCGTGTCAGGGAGCAGCGGGCCGCCCGTGTGCGGGCCCGGTCGGACCGGGCGTGAGGGGGCCTAGGCCGACGGGCTCCCGGGGTGCGCGGCTCCCTGGGGCGACGCGGGACGCAGGGACAACAGGTGGCTGCCGGAGGCGAGTTCACCGACATCCTCGGCGGGATGCCAGCCCTCGGGAGCGCTGAACCGTCCCGTGGTGCCGGGCGGCAGCACGGCCCGCACCGTGAGGGTGTCGCCACTGATCGACCAGGCGACGGACGCGGTGCCGTACGGGGTGACGATCGAGGCCTCGGCGGAGGTGAGCGTGGCGCCGGGACGGGGCGCGAACTCCATGGTGCGGTAGCCGGGGGAGACGGGCCGTAGCCCCGCCACGGACCGGTAGAGCCATGCGGCGACGGCGCCGTAGGCGTAGTGGTTGAACGACAGCATCGTGCCGGCGTTCTCGACGTCGATGGTGCCGTCGGGACGGATCGCGTCCCACCGCTCCCACATGGTCGTGGCGCCACGGGCGACCTGATAGAGCCAGCCCGGACACTCGGGGTTGAGCAGCAGCTCGTACGCCTCGGCCACATGGCCGGTGTCGCCGAGGGCGGGCAGCACGAACGGCGTGCCCAGGAAACCGGTGGCGATCCGGCCGCCGCCCGCGCGCACCAGGGCGGCCAGGGCCTTGCCGACGTCGGCGCGCTCGCCGGCGGGCGCGATGCCGAAGCAGAGGGCGAGCGCGCAGCCCGTCTGCGTGGTGCGGGCGTGGTCTCCCCACGTGCGCCAGGCGGCCTCGGCGGTACGCCGGTGCAGGGCCGCGTACCGTTCGACGTCGTCCGGGCGGTCCAGTACGCGGGCCGCGTCGGCGAGCAGCCGGGCGCTGTGCGCGACGAAGGCGGTGGCGACGTACCCGGAGTCGGTGGTGGCGCGCGCCGGGTCCTCCGGGGGCGCGGTCGGGTCGAGCCAGTCACCGAGTTGCGCGTTGCCGCTCCACGTCCCGTCGTCGTCCAGGTGGGCGACGGTGAACTCGACCCAGGCGCGCATCGCCGGGTAGTGGCGCTCCAGCATGCCGGGGCGGCCGTACGCCTCGAAGAGGGCGGTCGGCACGACCGTGGCGGCGTCGCCCCAGCCGGCGGCGGCTCCCGCGAACGGCAGCTCGGCGGGCGGCAGTTCGCCGAGCGGTACGTCGGGGACCACCATCGGGACCGCGCCGTCCGGCCCCTGCTCGATGCGGAGGTCGGTCAGCCAGCTGTCGAGGAAGGAGGCGCTGTCGAACGTGGCGCAGGCCGTCGGGGCGAAGGCCATGATGTCGCCGGTCCAGCCGAGCCGCTCGTCCCGCTGCGGGCAGTCCGTCGGCACGGCGAGGAAGTTGCCGCGCTGGGAGCGTACGACGTTGGCGTACAGGGTGTTCACCCGTTCGTCGGAGCACCGGAACTCGCCGATGCGCCGCAGATCGCTGGACACGACGTCGACCTCGACCGCGCTGACTCTCACCCCCGGGGAGGCGACGATCTCGGCGTACCGGAAGCCGTGGAAGGTGAACTCCGGGGCCAGCTCGGCGCTGTCACCGGCCAGGGTGTACTGGTCGGTGGCGCGGGCGCCGCGCAGGATGCTCGTCAGCAGGCGGCCGTCGGCGTCGAGGACCTCGGCGTGCCGGACGGTGACGGTGCCGCCCCGGGGCCCGTCGACGCGCAGGCGCAGCCAGCCGGTCAGGTTCTCGCCCGCGTCGACGGCGATCGTGCCGTCGGGCAGGGTCCGCTGCTCGGGCCGCACGACCTGGACGACGCGCACGGGCGGATGGGCCCGTTGTGCCAGCCCCTTCGGCAGGGGCAGGACGGCGACGGGTTCCCAGCCGGCGTCGACGAAGCCCGGCAGACGCCAGCCGCCGGGTTCGTGGCGCAGGTCGCGTTCGCAGCCGTCGTACAGGTCCGCCGCCAGCAGGTCGCCGTAACCGCCCTTCCAGTGGCGGTCGGTGGTGATCGTGACCCTGGTCCCGTCGGCCAGGTCCACCTCGAGCTGGGCGAGCAGCGCCGTCGTGTCGCCGTAGACGTCGCGGTTCTTGTGCCAGGTGAGGTGGCCGCGGACCCAGCCGTCGCCGATCGCGGCCGACAGCGCGTTCGCGCCGGGCCTGAGCAGGCCGGTGACGTCGTAGGTGGCGTAGAGCAGCCGGTTGGGGTAGCTGGTCCAGCCCGGTTCCAGCAGGTCGTCGGAGACGGTGCGGCCGTTGACGGCGGTGCGGTGCGCGCCGAGCGAGGTGACGTACAGCCGCGCGGACACCGGCTCCGCCGGGAGGTGGAACTCCCGGCGGAGCAACGGCACCGGGCCGGGGGAGGTACGGCCCCGGTCATCGGGCAGGTGGACGGGGCGGGCCGCCCAGTCCACGTCGTCGAACAGCGCGGCCTCCACCCGGGCGTGGTCGCTCCACCGCGTCCACCCGAGGTCGGTGCGGACGCGGACGCGCCAGTAGCGGACCTCGCGACTGGCCAGTGGTTGGGCCGGCCACGGGTGATCGGTCACCGTGTCGGCCCCGACCTCCCCGCTGGACGTGGTGTCCTCGAAGGACGGGTCGGTCGACACCTCGATCTCGTAGGCGTGTTGGAGGATGCCCGGCCGTTCGCCGGTGAGCGACCAGGACAGGCGCGGCATGGGGTACGCGGTGGCGACGAGACCGGAGTCGTCCGCCGTGCGCAGGCCCGTCACCGAGGTCGTGGTGTCCGTCGTGTGCGGTGCCGTGGGACCGGACGTTCTCATGGCTGGAGGTGCCTCCGGAAGAAGCTGAGCGTGGACCCGTGCAGTGCGGTGCGGTGGGGGACGCTTCCCCAGGCGTGGTCCGCGCCTTCGACGATCTCCAGCTCGGCGTTCCGGCCGTAGTGGTCCAGGTAGCGTCGTGCGTACTCCAGGGGTGCGACGACGTCCTTGTCACCGTGCAGGATGCGGACCGGACCGGTGTACGCGCCCGACCGTCCGTAGACGTCGAGGCCCGCGATGTCCTCGACGAGCGCGGCGCTCATCCGGTGGCCGTCGGCGTCGACGTAGCCCTTCTCGGCGATCTCGGGGGCGAGTTCACGGCCCTTGAGGTAACCGCTGCCGATCTCGAACGGGGCGACCGCGGCCGGGGACCACAGGCACAGCGCGGCGATCCGGGGCTCCTCGGCGGCCGTGATCCCGGCGACCACGCCGCCCATGCTCATGCCGACCAGGCCGACACGGTCCGGGTCCACGAAGTCCAGGGTGCGGACCGCGCCCAGGACGGCGCGGGTCTCGGCGATCTCGCCCGTGATGGTCACGTCGAAGAAGTCACCGTCGCTCTCGCCGTGGCCCGAGAGGTCGAACCGCACGGACGCGATGCCCTCGGCCGCCAGCAGCCGTGACATGGCGACGAAGTTCGGCAGTTCGATCCGGTTGGAGGTGAAGCCGTGGACGAACACCACCGTGGGGTGGCGGGTCTTTGGCGGGCCTTCGGGGATGTGTAGCGTGGAGCGCAGCGTCAGGCCTGCGTGAGGGAAATCGTGGTGGCGGATCAAGGCACAGCCTTTTCGGTCGTGTCGGGGGTGGGAGCGCCGCTCGGGTCGGCGGGCTCCACGCGCTGGACGGCGTCGGCGGGCTCCTCGGACCGGGCGGTCCGGGCCAGGCGTGGCACCCAGAGCAGACCGATGACCGCGGAGAGCACGGTGACGCCGAGGAGCAGGCCGAAGAACAGCCCGGTGTGGCCCAGCGCGAGTGCGGGTGTGCCCAGGGCGGCCAGTCCGGCGAGAGCGCGGGTGAAGGCCATGGTCACGCCGGTCGCGGTGGCCCGCAGCAGGGTGGGGAAGAGTTCCTGGGACCAGATTTTGTAGATGGACTCACCGGCGAAGGCGTTGCCCAGGCCGGAGACGAGCATGACGGCGACCAGGGTGAATTCGCCGGGTCCGAACAGCGCGGGCAGGGCCCAGGCGGTGACGATCAGGGCGGTCCCGGCGGCGAACCAGGCGTGCCGGGCGGGCCGGTCGACCACGCGCATGAACACCAGGCCCGCGACGAAACCCACCGGGAGCCCGAGGAGCGTCAGCTGCGAGTACCGAGCGACCTCCCCCTCGGCCAGAGCGGTCCACAGGAAGGTGCCGAACTGACCGAGGGTGTTCGCCCCGAGGTTCCAGGTGGCGTAGTAGAGGCCCGTCGCGAGCAGGGCGTACACGGTCGGGGCCCGGAAGAGATCCCGGACACGGCCGAACTCGACGCTCTCCGAGGCGGAGTTGGGGTGGGCGTCGGCGGCCCGGCGCGCGGCGGCCCACTCGGCCGACTCGCTGAGGGTGAGCCGCAGGAGCAGGACGACGACGGCCACGACCAGCAGATGCGCGAAGAGGACGCGGCCGCCGAGCATGCCCTGCGCTCCCATGAAGGAGCTGAGCAGCAGGACGGCCACGATGCCGGCGAGCCAGAGCATGCCGGAGAACACCACCATGGTGCCCTTCCTGCCCTCGGGCGCCTCCTCGTTGACGAGCGCGAGCGACACGGGGAGGTCCGCGCCGATGGCGAGACCGGTGGCGATCACACCCGCGAACAGCAGCGCGGGGCTCGCCGCCGCCAACAGCGGCAGGACACCGGCCGCGTACAGGACGAGCGAGCAGGTGAAGACCGTCCGGCGGCCGAACCGGTCGCCGAGCCGGCCGCCGAACAGCGCACCGGCGGCGAACGCCAGGGTCTGCAGTCCCAGCAGGGAGCCGATGGTCCCGGGGGCGAGTTGCAGCGGTGCGGCGTAGTAGCCGCCGATGGCGATCCCCGACGTCACCAGGGCGGCGGAGTCCAGATAGGAGGCCATGCCGGCGAGCGTCGCTGTCTTCCAGGGATTGCTCGTGGGGTGTGTGGGGCCAGACATGGGTCCTCTTCGCTGAGTACCGGAGACTGCGCGTGTGGGGGAGTGCCGCATACGGCTTCGGAAGTGCCGCATGTCGGTACGGGTGGTGGCTACGGAGTGTTACTTAAACGCGCCACTTAAACGTGTAGGTTGACTGAGCGGGTAAGCTAGCCCGCGATCGCGGGCTTTGGCAAGGGGCCAGAGAGATCGCCGAGGCGACCCGTAAGCGGGTGTGGGAGGCCGCGGCCCGGCTCGGCTACGCGCCCTCGGCGGCGGCACGCGCGCTGCGTACGGGACGTTCCGACATCGTGCTCGGGGTGCTGCCGGACTGGCCGATCCACCATGTGCTCGGACGGCTCATCCAGCAGCTGACCCACGCCTTCGCCGAACACCAGCTCACCTTCCTCGTGCACTCCTCGGCGCAACCCGCCCGGCCCCTGCGGGAGGTCTGGAAGGCCCTGACGCCCGCCGCGGTCCTCGCGCTGAACCGGTTCCCCGAGAGCGAGGCCGAGGCCATGCGCGCGGTCGGCATCGAGGTCGTCATGACGATGCACGGCGCGTCCTCGCAGGACGGCCACGCCCCGCCGGCGGCCCCACTGGTGTCCGAGGAACCGATCGGCGCGCTCCAGGCCCGCCATCTCGCCGCCTCGCACCGTCGCCTCGGCTACGCCTACCCGGACCTGCCACGCCTCGATGTCCTCGCCCAGCCGCGGCTGGACGGCGTCCGGCAGGTCTGTGAGGAGCGCGGTCTCCCCGAACCCGTCGTCCGCAGTGTCCCGCTGGAGCTGGACGGTGCCACGGAAGCCGTGAAGGCCTGGCTGGCCGCCGACCCGCCGGTGACGGGCGTCTGCGCCTTCAACGACGACATCGCCATGGCCGTGCTGCTGGGCGCGCAGGCCCTCGGGCTGGACGTCCCGGGGGACCTCGCGGTGATCGGCGTCGACGACATCCCCAGCTCCGCCCTCCTGCGACCGTCCCTGACCACGGTCGTCCGCGACACCGACACCCTCGCGCGGGGTCTGGCCCGCCGCGTGGTCGACGCGCTCGACGGGAAGGCGACGCTCACCGCGCGGATCGAGGACCCGCTCGGCATCGAGCATCGGGACTCGACCTGAGGGGGTGCCTGCGGCGGCGGAGCCCAGGCGCGCCGTGCTCGGAGCCGGTGTCCGCGCAGCTGGATCGTCGGGCTCCGTGAGCAGCTGGAGGACGCGCTCGCCGAGGGGCTGGACGGTGGACCGGACAGCCGGTTACTGTTCCGCCCGTCACGCGGCGCAACGTGTTCCGGGCCGGGGGCGGGACGAGTGCGGCACAGGCCGGCACCACGACCGGACGGGGCCGGCACCACGACCGGACGGGGCCGGCACCGCGACCGGAGGGGCCGGCACCGCGACCGGAGGCCGCCGGAGTGAGGCCGCACGCCCCGTCGGAGAAGGCGCACACGGGCTCTCGCCGTGACCATCCCGTTCCAGTCCTCCGGCCTCAGGGCCCGCCACGCGGAGAGCCGGGCACCCACGCCGCCTCCCCGGGGCCGCGGCCCGCCGAGCCGTAGCACCGGGGCCCCGGCCCCCCCACGTCGGCCGAACCGCGCTGTCGCCCCGCGGCGGCACTCTTCCTCGCCGGAACCGCGGTCACACAGACGATCAACTCCCAGGAGGTTCAGATGACCACACCCCCGCCGCCCTTCGACCCGGAGCTGGCCGCCGCTCTCGTGGAACTGGGCGATCAGGCGCCGACCAGCGCGACCCCGGACGACATCCCCGCGGCGAGGGAGCGGCTCAACGGCGACGTCCCCCTCCTGACGAACGACGAACTGAGCTGTGGCGGACTCTTCGAGGTCCACGAGCGGTCCGTGCCCGGCCCGCCGGGCGCGCCGGACGTCTCGTTGCTCGTCTGCCGGCCCACATCCGTGCCCGGTCCCCGCCCGATCGTCTACTTCACCCACCCCGGCGGCATGATCGTGGGCACCAACCGGCTGGGACTGCCGCTGGACTGGGCCGAGGAGCTGGGCCTGGTGGTGGTGTCGGTGGAGTACCGGCTCGCCCCCGAACATCCGTACCCGGCACCGGTCGAGGACTGCTACGCGGGCCTGCTGTGGACGTCGGCCCACGCCGAGGAGATCGGTGGCGATCCGGACCGCATCGTGCTGGCGGGAGGCAGCGCCGGCGGTGGACTCGCCGCGGCCCTCGCCCTCCTCGCCCGGGACCGCGAGGGTCCCCGTGCCATAGGTCAGCTGCTGATGTGCCCGATGCTCGACGACCGCAACGACACCTGGTCCGCCCACCAGATGGCCGGGCTCGGCGTATGGGACCGAACCGCCAACGAGACAGGCTGGAATGCCCTGTTGGGCGAGGCGCGCGGCACCGACGACGTCCCGCCGTACGCCGCTCCCGCCCGCGCGGTCGACCTCTCGGATCTCCCTCCGGCCTTCATCGACGTCGGGTCCGCCGAGACCTTCCGGGACGAGGACGTCACCTACGCCTCCCGGATCTGGCAGGCCGGAGGACGTGCCGAACTGCACGTGTGGCCGGGCGGTTTTCACGGCTTCGACGGCCTCGTGCCGCAGGCCGCGCTCTCGGTCGACGCCCGGGAGGCCCGGCTGCGCTGGCTTCGGCGGCTCCTCGGGGAGTGAGTGACGGTCCCCCTCACCCCTGAGCCGTACCGAGCAGCCTGCCGGGGCGTCGGCACCGCTGGTCTTCCCGTCACAGTTCCCGCCGAGTCTTCCCGCAACGTCTTCTCTCTGCATCGAGCCGACCGGCCCGCCGCCGACCTGCCCGCCGCCGACCTGCCCTCCGCCGACCTGCCCGCCGCCGACCGGCTCGCGTCGACCGCCCCCCGCCGACCGGTGGGTCGAGCCGCCGGGCCTTGATCAGGAGCGCGGCATGTGAAGTGACGTCCGTGTCTGTTCGACCTCCACGTCGTCGGTGAAGGTGCCGGCCGCCGTCACGCCGCCGAGGAGCGCGGTGGCGAGTGCCGCGGCCATCGCGAGCGTCCGACGGCGCGGCCGCAACCGACTGTTCCGAGGCACGGGCGGGGTCTCGGCGGGCGGCCCGCACGCGATGGCCACGCGCGCGTCCAGCCACGCCTCCGCCTCGTCCGCCCGCACTCCGCAGGCCGCCACGAACGCGGCGACCAACTCCTCGCGGGGCAGGCGGTCCCTGCCGAGCATGGTCGCCGCCGTGGAGTAGGGCAGGGTGTGGCCCGCTTCCGTCGCGCGGCGTTCCAGTTGGCGGTAGCTGAGGCCCGACCACGCCTTGAGGCGGCGGAGCGCCGCCACGAAGGCGACCGCGTCGGTGTCCGGCGGTGTGGGCGGTGCTGTGGTCATCGTGGTTCCCCCTGTTCGACCTGGACGTACACGGGCTCGCACAAGCTCGAACACCATCATGGCTTGAGAAGCGGCTGGAGCGATGGCCAACCTCGGGACGGATTCCCGATGTTGGAGGTCACATGGGCAGGACCCCGTCTCACCACCGCCACGGCCACCCGTCTCACCACCGCCACGGCCACCCGCACCGCCCCCGTCACGGCCGCGGCCACCGCCGTCGTACGGCCGTCGCCACCGCCTTGGCCGCGCTGCTGATGCTCGCCGGGTGCGCCGAAGGGGCCGGTGCCGACGAGTCGCGGGGGCGCGCCGCGAAGTCCCGGCACCGCGACGGGGAGTCGGTGGCCGACTTCCTCCGCCGCACCCTGCCCGCCGGGCCCGGTGGCACCGTGGTGGCCGCACGCGGCGACCGGCTCGTGCACTGCGGCGGGTTCGGAGCGGCGGACCGCGCCGCGGGCACTGCCGCGAGCTGCCGGACCGTGTACGACGTCATGTCGATCACCAAGCAGTTCACCGCGACCGCGATCGTGAAACTCGAGGTGCTGGGCCGCCTCCGGGTGAGCGATCCGATCAGCCGGTTCCTCGGACGGGAGCAGGCAGTGCCGGAGGACAAGCGCGGCATCACGATCGAGCACCTGCTCACGCACACCTCGGGGCTGGTCGAGGGCCTCGGCGACGACTACGACCCGGTGTCGCGGGAGGAGTTGGTGCGCCGGGCCCTCTCGTCGAAGCCGCGGTCCGCCCCGGGCAAGGAGTTCCACTACTCCAACACCGGCTACAGCCTGCTCGCCGCGATCGTCGAGGAGGCGTCCGGCGAGGCGTACGAACGGTTCCTGGCCCGGCACCTGTTCCGGCCGGCCGGGATGGAACAGACCGGCTATGTGCTGCCCCGCTGGCCTCGGCACCTGGTCGCGGTGGAGTACGACAGCGAGGGGCGTGCCCAGGGCAGGCCCTTCGACCATCCCTGGGCCGCCGACGGGCCGTACTGGAACCTGCGCGGCAACGGCGGCATGCTCTCCACCGCCCACGACATGTTCCGGTGGCACCGTGCGCTCCTGGGGGACGAGATCCTGCCGGCGCCGGCCAGGGACAAGCTCTTCGCACCTCGCGCGGCGGAGCCGGAATCGGAGAACTCGTACGGATACGGCTGGAGCCTGCGCGACACCCCGGACGGCCGGCTCGCCTGGCACGACGGCGGCAACGACTGGTCCCTGGGGCTCGTGAGCCGGTCCCTGCGCGACGGCGTCCTCGTGTTCTGGATCAGCAACCACGCCTACCGCGAAGGTCGGTGGAACCTTGAGGACCAGGCGGAGACACTGACCACGGGCATCGCGGACCGCGTCCGCGCGGAGGGCGCCTGACCGGCCGGATCGTCCGCGTCGCGTCGTGGGGGTCAGGGCAGCCGGGGGAGTACGTCCCTGGCGGTGTGGCTGAGGATGCGAAGATCCTCCGCGAACCGCGCGCGGTCCGCCTCCGGGAGCGGGTCCAGGAAGTACTTCTTGATGTTCTCGACGTGGACCAGGGCGGCCCGCACCGTCGTCTCCTCGCCCAGCGGGGTCAGCCGTACCAGCTTTCCGCGCCGGTCGGAGGGGGACTCCGCCCGGGTCACCAGCCCCGCCGCCTCCATGCGGTCCACCAGCCGGGTGGCGCCGCCGGTGGTGAGGACCTGCTCCTGGGCTACGGCCCGCATGGACAGCCCCGGTTCACCCGCCCGCCCGAGGATGAGCAGCACCTCGAACATCAGGTGGCTGATGCCGCACTCGACTTC
The DNA window shown above is from Streptomyces akebiae and carries:
- a CDS encoding LacI family DNA-binding transcriptional regulator; the encoded protein is MAPRGARVTSADVAREAGVSRATVSFVLNNTAHQKITDATRQRVLDAARKLGYAPSAAARTLRYGRSDVVLGLLPDWPLGYATGLLVQELTLAFAKRDLTFVVHSSIRGARPLGEIWKALTPAAVLAFAPFSEADHAAMRTAGTEVIAALYEDTGLGEEEGITSANAIGAVQARHLAASHRRLGYAYPDDERVDVFARPRLDGVRKVCAELGLPAPEVRTVPLAPGAAAEAVRSWLAADPPVTGICAFNDDVAVSVLSGLRQLGLEAPGDMAVVGVDNTPAAAASWPPLTTVVQDLPGIAELYADSVRAALDGTQATGIPVEPHVRLEIRGSA
- a CDS encoding alpha/beta hydrolase fold domain-containing protein; this translates as MPLDPYLAERLHLLAGLTLADLADPDARSRFGAFMRDPAEWTQPDVAVEDHEIPGPHGPVPVRTYTPAHHATRAVLWAHGGGFAGGDLDMPEAHVVAAELAARAGALVVSVGYRLATGGVRHPVPPDDVHAAWRWLRTEQAADAELVALGGASAGAALALSAALRDRDESLRPADLLLLAYPFAHFPVPALDGKTVAEMADLPPTMRFTTADIEFMVENYVGRLTDLPREALPGAAPLHGLPPVRVLISEYDDLRPSAELLARQLTASEVDVTTYLAAGMPHGHLNRTPALAEVDRSLDFFADALR
- a CDS encoding alpha-L-rhamnosidase, whose amino-acid sequence is MRTSGPTAPHTTDTTTSVTGLRTADDSGLVATAYPMPRLSWSLTGERPGILQHAYEIEVSTDPSFEDTTSSGEVGADTVTDHPWPAQPLASREVRYWRVRVRTDLGWTRWSDHARVEAALFDDVDWAARPVHLPDDRGRTSPGPVPLLRREFHLPAEPVSARLYVTSLGAHRTAVNGRTVSDDLLEPGWTSYPNRLLYATYDVTGLLRPGANALSAAIGDGWVRGHLTWHKNRDVYGDTTALLAQLEVDLADGTRVTITTDRHWKGGYGDLLAADLYDGCERDLRHEPGGWRLPGFVDAGWEPVAVLPLPKGLAQRAHPPVRVVQVVRPEQRTLPDGTIAVDAGENLTGWLRLRVDGPRGGTVTVRHAEVLDADGRLLTSILRGARATDQYTLAGDSAELAPEFTFHGFRYAEIVASPGVRVSAVEVDVVSSDLRRIGEFRCSDERVNTLYANVVRSQRGNFLAVPTDCPQRDERLGWTGDIMAFAPTACATFDSASFLDSWLTDLRIEQGPDGAVPMVVPDVPLGELPPAELPFAGAAAGWGDAATVVPTALFEAYGRPGMLERHYPAMRAWVEFTVAHLDDDGTWSGNAQLGDWLDPTAPPEDPARATTDSGYVATAFVAHSARLLADAARVLDRPDDVERYAALHRRTAEAAWRTWGDHARTTQTGCALALCFGIAPAGERADVGKALAALVRAGGGRIATGFLGTPFVLPALGDTGHVAEAYELLLNPECPGWLYQVARGATTMWERWDAIRPDGTIDVENAGTMLSFNHYAYGAVAAWLYRSVAGLRPVSPGYRTMEFAPRPGATLTSAEASIVTPYGTASVAWSISGDTLTVRAVLPPGTTGRFSAPEGWHPAEDVGELASGSHLLSLRPASPQGAAHPGSPSA
- a CDS encoding alpha/beta hydrolase family protein encodes the protein MIRHHDFPHAGLTLRSTLHIPEGPPKTRHPTVVFVHGFTSNRIELPNFVAMSRLLAAEGIASVRFDLSGHGESDGDFFDVTITGEIAETRAVLGAVRTLDFVDPDRVGLVGMSMGGVVAGITAAEEPRIAALCLWSPAAVAPFEIGSGYLKGRELAPEIAEKGYVDADGHRMSAALVEDIAGLDVYGRSGAYTGPVRILHGDKDVVAPLEYARRYLDHYGRNAELEIVEGADHAWGSVPHRTALHGSTLSFFRRHLQP
- a CDS encoding MFS transporter — encoded protein: MSGPTHPTSNPWKTATLAGMASYLDSAALVTSGIAIGGYYAAPLQLAPGTIGSLLGLQTLAFAAGALFGGRLGDRFGRRTVFTCSLVLYAAGVLPLLAAASPALLFAGVIATGLAIGADLPVSLALVNEEAPEGRKGTMVVFSGMLWLAGIVAVLLLSSFMGAQGMLGGRVLFAHLLVVAVVVLLLRLTLSESAEWAAARRAADAHPNSASESVEFGRVRDLFRAPTVYALLATGLYYATWNLGANTLGQFGTFLWTALAEGEVARYSQLTLLGLPVGFVAGLVFMRVVDRPARHAWFAAGTALIVTAWALPALFGPGEFTLVAVMLVSGLGNAFAGESIYKIWSQELFPTLLRATATGVTMAFTRALAGLAALGTPALALGHTGLFFGLLLGVTVLSAVIGLLWVPRLARTARSEEPADAVQRVEPADPSGAPTPDTTEKAVP
- a CDS encoding LacI family DNA-binding transcriptional regulator translates to MWEAAARLGYAPSAAARALRTGRSDIVLGVLPDWPIHHVLGRLIQQLTHAFAEHQLTFLVHSSAQPARPLREVWKALTPAAVLALNRFPESEAEAMRAVGIEVVMTMHGASSQDGHAPPAAPLVSEEPIGALQARHLAASHRRLGYAYPDLPRLDVLAQPRLDGVRQVCEERGLPEPVVRSVPLELDGATEAVKAWLAADPPVTGVCAFNDDIAMAVLLGAQALGLDVPGDLAVIGVDDIPSSALLRPSLTTVVRDTDTLARGLARRVVDALDGKATLTARIEDPLGIEHRDST